Genomic window (Amaranthus tricolor cultivar Red isolate AtriRed21 chromosome 7, ASM2621246v1, whole genome shotgun sequence):
GGCGTGTTCATTTGGGTCACCGAGTCGATTTTGAGTCACGTATTTCGGGTTGATTCAAAATAGGGTTTTgagtccacattgatttttacataattttaaattcattttgaagccGGGTCAAGTTGGGTTTGGTTATAATGTCGGGTAATATCGGATcatcgggtctgttttgaacacctctatcaCTCTTTGAGTTCTTGTACAATCAATTGGGCGTCGCGATATCATTACCCACTTTGATGGATTAGACTTTTCTGAAAATTCTGTGTAATATAGATGTTTTTATTACTAGAAAGGCGTCAGTGAAATGAAAGGATACCCCTcgttttaattttatgtttgaACTTCGAAGTGTAATCTATAGTCATGCTAATTTAAAATAAACCTAGTTGAAGGTTACAAGTTCTTTTCATTGTAGAAAAAGGCATATCTACCATGGGTGCTCTCTAAAAACTGTGTACAATGATGCAACTCAGTTTAACCCCGAGGACAAATAGGATTAGAAAGGCCATTCTACAAGGCATAGATGGAGTTAATTTCCCACTCATTTATCCTTGATTCCTTTCAGAATACAAGGATCTGTTACAATTTTAGTGAACCGTGAAATTTGGCCTACAACATTTTTGACATACCCaaaaaaacgtaatttcaactCTGAAAACCCGGAAGTTACTGTACAAGTGTGTAGAGTTTCAAACATCTAGTATCGGAAATGCCATTCGTCAGCTTTGTTTACCTTCTTCCGCTACACCCTTGCCTGGTTGGTCACTCTCTCCCCTGTTTGCTGCTTTATTGTCATCTTCTTCTTCGTCTCCTTcgacttcttcttcttccttgttATCCTCCAGCTGAACTGATTTATTTGCAGATAAATATTCAAGGGCAGTGACAACGTCACTGATATAAGGACGCGTGCTAGCTTCTTCTTGCAAGCACATAGCTGCAATTCCTAGTGCTTGGTAGAGATTCTTGGTGGGGAAATCACCGTTGAGCAAAGGGTCAGCCATTAAGTGGAACTTACTCTTGTCTCTGAACAACGGTTGTGCCTGCAACCACAGTCATAGACCATAGCTTCGTTAATAGTACTGATTAAATTGTACTGATAGCTGCTGTAAGAACAGTATTAGCCTTTCTCGAGCTTGATTAAATTGTGTTAATAATTCTATTAATGGAATATTACCCAAAGTACTAGATTCTGTTCTTCACTTGGTCTGTTAGTGTCAATGACTCTCCTCCCTGTGATAATCTCTAGGAACACAACTCCAAAGCTGTAGACATCGGATTTTGTCGTCAGCTGGCCTGTGCATGCGTACTCTGGTGCACAATACCCATATGTCCCCATCACCCTTGTACTCACGTGGGTCTCGTCCCCTGTGGGACCTAGTTTTGCCAGGCCAAAATCTGATAGCTTTGGGTTGAAGTTCTCGTCAAGCAGTATGTTTGATGCTTTGAAGTCCCTATAAATCACTGGCGGATCGGCAACTTCATGGAGGTACTCCAGCCCTCTTGCTGCGCCCTCTGCTATCTTCATCCTCGTTTTCCAATCTAATGGCTTCGTAGTTGGTTGTAAATCTGGAGGGAAGTTGGGGAAAGAAATTGTTATTAACATGACAAATGGGAAGGTAAAGCCGAAAAAACTTGGGCATTACCAAGAAGATGATCTTCAAGGGATCCTTTGGCCATGTACTCGTACACCAAAACCCTCTGAGGACCTTCAGCACAATATCCCACTAAATTGACGAGGTGCGGATCGTTTAAAAGGCTCAACATCAAAACTTCCACAAGGAATTCTCGGTTTCCTTGAAATCCATTCCTATCTAGATGCTTTACCGCGACAACCTGAATCAAATATTAAACCCTTTTAGTTACCGTCATTTACATTTCTCAGGTGAACTTCTGCAGGAGAACGGGGAATCCAAGGCGGGGGGTGGGACTGGGGAGATTGAAAATATATCAGAGGCTACCTGCTTGTCTATGAATCCCTTGTAAACCCTACCGAAACCACCTTCACCGAGTAAATTCTCCGCTGTAAAGTTTTTGGTTGCATCACATAGCTCACGGTATGAAAAAGTCTTGGCAGTGATGTTCTTGCCGTATTTGGCTATTTCATCGTGAATGTATCTGTGCTTGCTGCTATCTGAATCATACGAAAAACGGTCTTTTAGCATATCGGAAAGTACGTGCATTGTAAGAAAAACGAGAGGGAAACTATATATGTCACCTGTTTTGAAAGAGATATTTGCGAACgagaatttgtgtttatttttcAGGAGTTCCTTGATGCTAGCCCTTAAAGAGGCTCTTAATGATCGTCTGTAGGTTGCTTTATATGACGTTCGACTGGAATTCGATGTCTTTCTGCTGATATTTGATGTCCGTCTAGTAGATTTACCTGTGGTTCCTTCCGGTTGATTTAGCTGTTCTTCGTCAGGAATTTTGATCTCTTTGTCATTCTCTTCTAGAATAATTCCGCAACATGGAAAGCAACTCATTGTTGCCCTCCGGTTGTCTTACCTCCAAAGACGATCACTTCAAAGGATGCCCGACagcacaaaaatatttttccgAGGCTGCAAATTCATACGAATGCAGTGAATTCAATCAAATACTGAAAAGATGGAGAGCCCCGGAAAAGCGTTGAAGGGGAAGATTATAGGAAACGAAGAAATTAGAATATACTTGCTTATTTTTTGGGGTTTTCTTAGGGAAgagacaaatttattttttttggtaaaaattcTAATTCTCTTCCCCCTTTCTGCCCTTCCCAGGTTTGTTTCAAATTAGCCAAACATACAAAGAAAACATTCTGCAAAATTAACTGTCAACTGTTTTTTTTCTTCCAAGCTTTTAGAAATGGACAATGACAGACACAGACCCCTAAAATTAACTGGAAAATTTCCTGTTTTAACGGTTTTCAAGAGTTTTTtagatatttctatttttagcattttccTCTTTCCTCTAGTTGTTACACAACATAAAACAAGATGATAATAGATCCTAGTAAAATGACTTATTAAAATATTCGTGTTTCGTATTTACATGAAATTGGAGATGATGCTTGCACTCAAGGCCTACTATAAATAGTGTTACACAAATTTTTATTGGGTTGACTCATGTACATTTAGTTTTagtgtgttaaagtgatcactttcaatttttaagtgatcaatgagaaaaatgaattaattatataagCTCGCTTcatggtgagacagtctcatacaagacgagctgatAAGATTATTGTCATTAAAATGCTAATAATGcgcgtgtgtgtgtatatatatatatatatatatatatatatatggggaaGGAATCTATTAAGAAGGGGTTGAAAAtcagaagggtaagaaggacttaCACCTTTGAttacactaaaataaaaaatctatagTTACGAATTACGATTGaatcaaaaacacataattgtaaaagtaactatgttacaatGAAAGGTAAccatgaaataatttttaaaatgttcttaatttataacatagtattcttttttgtatatatagtaacaaaaaaaaaaaaaattcttctcacccttctcattttaaactctttcttatttgatcatatatatatatatatatatatatatatatatatatatatatatatatatatatatatatatatattcggtTTTTTCCAATTATCAATATGGCCTCACCTAATATATAAAGTCTATTTtcctaatcaaaaattaatatattatacgTACGGATAGTTAAGGGGTTGATATTAGAATTTGTGGAATACTTTTCGTTTAAAATCTAATCTTGTATTAGATGATTGAGAGTGTAGAAAGAAATACAATTcaataaaattagtaaatttataattttcacaaatgtTTAAGATAGAAACAATTTTTTATATCAATTATGGTTAATCTAGTCATTGAAGATCCTTACTTTTGTGAATTATGATGATGTTTAATATTCACCACTTATACAAACAATCAATCTCTTATCATTCCTCTTACTTGTCAAGGAATTCTCCACCCCAAAAtgatagaatttttttaaaaaattgtttccattattatttatgaataattaCATGTAATATAAGTCAAACaataaacacaaaataaaaattacaataaattaataaaaatgaaaattaaagtcTCAAAACATTCCAATAGAGAAGAATTTGATAGACAATGAACAAGAACTACCCAACATAATCCCAAATAAATGGGTTTATAAACATTTTTTAGATTATATTGTATACAAATAAAAACAAGAGTATTTggcaaaaatcaaattcaagacTTTAGCCGGCGAAAGTGatatatcaacattttacttcTAAAAAGATGGTAGACAAATTCCAACAAAATCCCATTATACGTAATTCTTCCCACCGGTTTATTGTTTAACTGAGTATGTTATCAAAAACCAACCTAACAAAATCAATGATGTTTCAGTTGGCTATGTCAAATAGccaaagaaaattatttttgatacaTAGATTTTAATCCAGTTAAAAAATTAGCTTTTAagctaaaatgaaaaaactgTTATGAATAGCTAATTTTCtttataaacaataaaaaattagtatctTATTTTATGTAATATCTGTATAAAAGTctattaatttttctattcCTTACGATCTTCTCCaaagaattttcaaattaaaccaaACTGAATAAATCTAAAAGCTTTAATtcacatattttcataaaaatcaaacactatattaatgatattagaaaacattaatttatttgttaaattaataagtATGACTGAGGTACGAATTAAAAGAATTGGCAATATCATAGCCACCATGATGGAGCAATTGATTTGGATCCTTGCCattatttcttcctttcttGATGAACAGACTAAAGTGTATGAAATTTATTCCTAGCGTTGTCCACTTTATATACTAAGTATTTCCTTAGAAAAAGCGTATTTGTCTGAATTTTTTGAGTCGTCATGATCATGTTGTAATAtaatgttttaaataatttatgagGATCTTTATCTTGTCTGGTTTAGTCACACTTAATTTCatgtatttagttttttttgaaCATAAATTAGTCTTTTATAATATTTCTGTAGAATCAGggaatttatattatatatgccTAAGTTATGGTGCAGATCATTTGATTAAATGTAAAAGAGCGtttgacttattttatactcatgagttactcttgtgagagaccgtatTTGGCAAGATAAAATTCAAACAACAAGcccatattctcataatatatattagacGGACTATTTTAACCCAAATATAAAGCGCATTTCTAAATGAGACCATCTgatacaataatttgtgatcAGATTCGCCTAATATTTATTAAGAGGAGATGAAGTATATTTTTGGAGACAAATAATGCCAATCAACCAAATCTTGATTTTTAATAATCTCCACTTTCTTTTTTAGTCTCAGCCATGTCTTTATTTGGATCTTGTTTGACTTCTTCAATCCTCATTATTCCATTATAAATACTTTGCCTATGTGCTTGTCGTGGTCTCAAGTCCGGATAAAATAGAGCTAACTTGTGACAATCAACTCATTAAAACTTAGTTACATCACATGataatgaattaaaaataagttttggtACGAGCATCCCTTGTGAAAGCGCAAGCcttaaagaggttcaacaatgaaaaatataatgcaaaattaaacataagtgtttatgaggtatcttgaatacctccccctcaaatatagtttattataatgaattcaacaattacaagtataataaaccacccttatcttgagaacaatctctcaagatcacaaatactaaagcaaagtaaaaacactctcaagtttctaacaatgcaatagccctctcaacaatatgtgtgtttgtggtgaatgttactatgagtgatgaatcctatttatagccaagatatttatcactcttagtattccctcataaatcaccataaacatacatataacatctcaattaacatcctaattaactatgacaataaacattacaataaacaatagagtaatgcaccacattattgcatagacattacaaattctgaccaaaatagaatccaaagtagtctgCTGAACTTCCGCTTgacccgagccactacctcgctcggtcgagcgtgCTTCCAGGaaagctactgacttgttctggacttcttgctcgaccgagccaacaccgctcgaccggtcgagccagACATAGCTCGATCGAGCGCCTGATCGAGCCGCTCACAGtctgttcctcttcttgttgctttgatcaaacaactctcatcaaccgttccaaaccttaaaccacccatattcgacacatctttatcgaccctctctaaagtacaagacaaagcatgttcgattatatgtttaaagttaacgtcatcattatgattattgatacttgCTTTAACACCTTGAATTATAGATAATGAATAAGATTGATTTATGATTCATATATAATGTAATCAACCTAAtcttttgagatttaagttttgACATTGTTATTTGTTGAGTATGACTATGAATCATCCCAATAGTTGTTGAAATGGGTGCCATGGTGTCGCATCGGATAAATCAGTTTCAAAAGGAGCATGGGTAGCTTATTGGTGCTCGTCTGCTTGGGCATTAGCGTAGGGTGCTTGGTGTTTGCACAAACACCAAGATGTTGCCTAAAATGAAGCGGAGTATACTGCTCGAACAAGCACTACACACACTCAAATGAGCATTCCCTTTAGGCTAGAAGTGTGAACGCAACACATGCGCTCCTCATATCCGGTGCTTgatattccactttaaaatagggatggttgagattcgaacccgtgacctctggTCGCATTAGCTCTGATACTATATCAAGAAAtgaactcaaccaaaaactatcaaaaacttaagctgatggttgagacccTAGAATATgtcatatactctaacacataGCATAACAAGCTATTAGAGGAGGGAAGGAGAATAGCAAAAAGAAACATATGCACATTGCACAAGTTCAGGATTATATTAAACATATATCAGCTATAATGTGCAACCAAAATCAGCTCAGAAGTATGTGAGCAATAGATTAGTTCCCTACTATCAGTCATTTACAAAACCTCAATGGAGAATGCAAAAACTTCAATGATCTAATACCTTTTGTAAGAACTAAATTACCTTGATATATATAATGAAGCTTAGACATGACTGAAAACGTTGCCCGATTTTGTTTCTGTCAGCTCCTTTATCATTGTCTCAAGCTGTCTAATTCGAGCTTTCAGATCTTCCCTTGAactcatgtttgagctactgtcATCGAGATTTTGCACGATTTCTGCAGATATACTCTCATTTCTATGCTCCCATGAAATTTCTCCTGCTTTTTTCAATAATCCCATTTCCTTAGACCCAAAATTGGTAGGTGAAGTTGGTAAGTTCTTGTCATAAACAAGTCTATGCAGTGGCTCAGTATATCCTGTGGACTGTAATTGTTCTTTCTTCACCATGACTTCGGAATCTAATACAAATTCGATCTTCTTAGCACACAAGTTCGTTATACGAGTAGATTCAGGAAAATCAAGATTATCCCTCGAAGTACACAACTCGAAACTAGGAGGTACACTACTAACATTGCTCCTTGGAGTAAATCCAGGGGGCACATCAGCCGGTTTAACAGCAGCACCACCTGTTTTTCCATCTGTTTTCGGTATAAACCCATGAGGCACATCAGCACATTCACCAACATTAGTAGCAACTCTCGATTTAGGTAAAAAACTGGGAGGTATATCAAGATTATTTCGAGGGGGCACGTCTGCCTCATATGTTTTCGGAATAAAACCAGGAGGCACATCCGCATAATCACTAACATTGCTTTTATCGATGTAGCCCATTGGGCCTGCACCCGCACTTATACAGGAACAGTCCGTGAATCCAAGAGGCATCGTTTCCTCATTAGCAGCAATTGTTCGAATCAGAAAGCTTGGCTTTATATCAATGTCAATAGTAGTTATGATCTCATTAAAAACATTGTTCGTCTCTTGACATCTTCTTCGCCTTTTGGAACTCCGCTTCTTTCTTACAACACCATCAAAAGCCGCATGACTAGTTAAAGCGGATTGGCGAAGCCATTTCAAGTATCTCATTGTAACTTGTGGCTCGTACGATTTCGATGGAGCATACAAAACTTCATCTTTTATAGGATTGATGTAACTAAACCAAGCCAATTGTACAAGGTCTCTTTTTGGGATATCAGAACCCATGAAAGCCCTTTTCACATACAAGGGTATGTCTTGATCAAACCCAAATTGCCTAGCTACTCTATGTGGGTTATATTGTTCAATTGTATCCATACCAACCAATTCACAAACCCTAAAAACACTAATCATAGATTTCACTTCATCCAAACCATCACCAACAATCAAAATCTTCTCATTTTCTCTACAAAAACCATCTATACTTTTGCAATAAGGGCGCCATTCAAAACTATCCCCGGCAGATTTCAAAAGAAATCTTGCATTCCCTAAATCTTCCTCATTAACCCCATTCCACCTTGCCAATCTAGGCTCACCAAGTTCAATTGAAATCGGTTCGGGTCGAAAATTAGGGAACCTTTCCCAAGCCCAAACTTGAACCAATTGTAAAGGTGCCCATGTAGTTATCAGAAACAAATCATCAAACTTTTCATCTTTATCAATTTTCTTTGCTTCACTagtattaatcatttttaaactatTCACCATTGCACATTTGATCAAACTCAAGTCTCTATATATACTAGCCAAAACCATAGGAACAAGAGCAATTTTAATACCCCTAGCTAAAAGAATGGAAAACTTGAAAAATCTTTCAATAATAGTACCATAAGGAAAAGAAGGCAAAACAAACCTAGAAAGCCAAAAAGATAGAAAAGCTTCATGTTCAATCCCACTTTCACCACCCAATTTCATGAAATGTTTCATCCATTTTTCTTGATTAGCTCTTGGAATCCCATGAAGGGTTTGCAACAATTTCTTCTCAATTTCAGTAAATTCATTGTTATTAACAAACCCAGAAGCAGAATCCCCTAAAACAGAGTACCCACCTAAAACCATTACATCTTCCAATGTTATAGTAGCTTCCCCCCAAGGAAAAACAAAGGTATTTGTATCACAACACCATCTTTCTGCTAAATCAAAGAACAAGTCTagattttgaacaattttatacCTAGAAGAAAGGATTGCATCATAAATTCCTGCCGTTTTCCATATACATTTGTATGATGAATGCAGCCTATTAATCCATGAAACCCATGAAGGATTAGGGTTCCTCCAGCCATTAAAAGTGCATTTGATGTACCTACGTCTGTTTGGAAGAGAATATGAAGGCAAGTCAGGGTTTAAATGAGTTAAACTTAGAGTGGGATTCAAGAAATGTGCAATCTTTTTTGTGGGTTTTCCTCCTTTAGAAGAAACCATTAATTCTTCCCTTTCTTCCATGATTATCTCTGGTTGTTCTGCCATTGTTGAGCATACAATGTATTTGTAAGATGATTTTTTTAGAGGACAAAGAGGGAGGAAAATGGTAGTGAAACAGAATACCGCATGGCAAGTACTTTTAGTAAAAAGGGTGAAAAATAGTGGAAATGAATAggtttttgatatttttgttttgtgtcgagttttttatttttatttatttatttttttttttgagttgtgTGTCcaattaaaattgagttttgtgttaaagatattttttttgcattattgtaaattgtttttttgaaCTCGTATTATACTATACATATTTGATAGATATTAGGCTGAGACTATTTTAAACACTTTTGTTTGGGGAGTATAAATCAAGagataattatattaatttttcgaCATTCAAtgtattttttcaaattatttatatttaaaattatgtacaaTTTTAATGGCTTTTCACTTCTCTTTCTTGAGACTCTGTTTTATCAATaatattttccaattttttttttaaaaaaagttatgtacaactaaaattataaaaatttaatattataaaaatatacgataagaaaaataaaacgaTATTTTACATGACTGTTTTTATTGGTATAGAATATAGTAGATCCCTTCGTATTGTGAACCTAAAACCCTACATGGCAACTGAGTATTTGCTAACTTGAACAATTTAGGAAGGGTTATTCTTGATCAATCTTCCAAAGTAGaatattaaaaacatattttatctACTTTCTTCGTTTTAATTTACTCGTaacattaaaaatacttatattatgcactattttctttaatttgtgattaatttgtaatttataagttaaaatatagtcaagtgagatcttgtttgattcgtctcaatgcaaagattattaatatcattttttatagttttttattatacataattatagatattaagaattgaattagtgcattggactgcgtgaaaaagcaaaagtgcaagtattttggaacggAGTAAGTATCTCGTAGTAGAAAATTTATAGGTTATGATTAAAATTACCCTACCACTCGATCTTATAACAAATCTGATTTTAATCAATttcaaaaatgaattttaaaattatataaaaaataaatatgaatcTACTAGAAAGCGACACAAAATATCAGATCATAAGTCATGACCAAAATAAGCATTTTATGAGACCCTAAAACTAGATTTTCGATTTTAACaatctttaaaataaatttaaaattcacaaatttttgtatgagacgatctcaacATGAGACATATCTCATACTTAagttaaatagcctaataataaaaaattttagtgaatacatttcttattttaagattatCTAATCCTAAAACGATTTTATATaaaatgaattatttaaaattatatagaaaTCAATATAAACGCATTTGAAACGACCCTAACAAGTAAGCATCCAATATGCTACCTGACCCATAAATAACTACTATTACTCCAAAAATGATTTCGGAATAAATGAACTGGAAACTTTCTCTGTACTTTTTCTATACGTCCATTATCAAGCCTTCCTTTCTTTGTCAATATAACATCAAAACTAGTACAgtaaaaatagttcaaaaacACTGAATAAAcagagaaaatcaaaatcaaacaaaacccATTTGATTTGATCCCAACCCAAAATTCCCATACCCAAGATTATGAACCCATTGTATGAATCAAGAACAGAGACACTAATATCCCCAAACAATCAAAATCCCACCATAAGAACTGCAAGGTTTTTAAAACCCATTGCAAGAAATCTTGACAATGTTTCAGAAATCCCCAAAACCCCATTTGTTTCAGACATTTTTTCTgttcaaaaccttcaaaaatgGCCTTTAATGGTGTTTTTTACTGGTTGGAACCCACCTCAGAAAAATTGGGTAGGATGGTTTAACAGGCTAGTCATACATCATGCTACTACTTGGATTAAAGCTGGTATATATGATGGGATTTTAGCTTCTTTACATGAAATTCCATGCAATAAAGGTTTAGTCTTCGGAGTTAGTGAATTTTGGTGTTCAAAGACTAATACTTTCATATTTCCATGGGGTGAAGCCACAATTACCCTTGAAGATGTTATGATTCTTGGTGGGTTTCCTGTAATTGGAGGGTCTATAAACAAACCCATTGAAGAAAATGATGATAAATTTGTGATTGAGTTGAAAAGAGTAAGAACTGAACTTTCTGAAGAAAATTTGAAGAACAATGGAAGAAATGAAGTTACCCATTTAGCTTGGCTTGATCATTTtatggatgaagaagaagaaggagagaTTGAAAATAAAGAAGGTGAATTTGAACATGTTGCTTTTCTTTCTTTATGGCTTTCTAGATTTGTTTTTCCTGATCTTAATGAAGGTATAattgatgattttgtttttccaaTTGCAACCCATTTATCTAAAGGCACCCCAATTGAAATTGCACAATCTGTTCTTGCAAATCTTTATCATGAATTGACATTATTGACCCAAAATGTAATTGCCCCCCCTTTAGATTGTAAGCATTATACTTGTGGTTTGTTCAAGATTGTTCAGCTTTGGGTTTGTGAAAGATTCCCTGAATTTGGTGCAAAATTGGCTAAAACCCTAGAAATTGGTGATCCTAGGGTTGTTAAATGGGAAAATGTGAACTTTGAGTATAGTCTTTCATTAGTTAGATCAAGACTAAAAGTGGGTGAGAATTTTCAATGGCGCCCATATGCTAGTTATTTGAAGAAATGGGAACAAATACAATGGCCATTTTATGATGAATTAGATCAGATAGTCTCCGATTATGCAGATTTAGATGATCCTTTGTTGTCGTTTTGTCGGTTTTTGTACACTTGTGAGTTAAATGGACATGAAATGAAGTATAAGGAGATGTATCAGCCACATAGGGTAGCAATGCAGTTTGGGTATGATCAAGATCTTCCAGGACAATTCATAGTTCCTGCTTTTGATTGTGATAAAGTAGGTTTTTACATACCTTCTAGAAGTTTCTGTTCTAGGATTTCTGTATCTTACTATAATTGGTGGAAGAACTATATGTTATACCATGAAGAAGTAGTGAATGATTACTTTTGGCCAAAGAGAGGCAAGTGTATCAGTGAAAGTTCGGTTGAAAGGCAGCTTATGCTCGAAACGAATGCTTCGAGTGATCGAGACAATGTGCCATTGGCTTTACGAGTTCGACAGGGTTCAAGGAAGCCTATTGAAATCAAGACTAAAGGATGTCGGGTCAAATCTGATTCGGTTGGCATAGATCGGATGCCGTTAGATTTGAGACGGGTTTCGAACGTTGAAGAAAATGTGGCTTATGATTCTCTTGACATAGATCATATGCCATTAGCTTTAA
Coding sequences:
- the LOC130818264 gene encoding uncharacterized protein LOC130818264 — translated: MNPLYESRTETLISPNNQNPTIRTARFLKPIARNLDNVSEIPKTPFVSDIFSVQNLQKWPLMVFFTGWNPPQKNWVGWFNRLVIHHATTWIKAGIYDGILASLHEIPCNKGLVFGVSEFWCSKTNTFIFPWGEATITLEDVMILGGFPVIGGSINKPIEENDDKFVIELKRVRTELSEENLKNNGRNEVTHLAWLDHFMDEEEEGEIENKEGEFEHVAFLSLWLSRFVFPDLNEGIIDDFVFPIATHLSKGTPIEIAQSVLANLYHELTLLTQNVIAPPLDCKHYTCGLFKIVQLWVCERFPEFGAKLAKTLEIGDPRVVKWENVNFEYSLSLVRSRLKVGENFQWRPYASYLKKWEQIQWPFYDELDQIVSDYADLDDPLLSFCRFLYTCELNGHEMKYKEMYQPHRVAMQFGYDQDLPGQFIVPAFDCDKVGFYIPSRSFCSRISVSYYNWWKNYMLYHEEVVNDYFWPKRGKCISESSVERQLMLETNASSDRDNVPLALRVRQGSRKPIEIKTKGCRVKSDSVGIDRMPLDLRRVSNVEENVAYDSLDIDHMPLALRHETNGLKKARLKPPDRYYSTENVGKSQTEGFVVLLSDSNSHFSVQESSVGKTSTDPERDVKDSISRLSSKKLLASLARIEKDLAVLKTRVIYD
- the LOC130818692 gene encoding probable serine/threonine-protein kinase PBL23, which gives rise to MAPISTTIGMIHSHTQQITMSKLKSQKIRLITLYMNHKSILFIIYNSSLGKIFLCCRASFEVIVFGEENDKEIKIPDEEQLNQPEGTTGKSTRRTSNISRKTSNSSRTSYKATYRRSLRASLRASIKELLKNKHKFSFANISFKTDSSKHRYIHDEIAKYGKNITAKTFSYRELCDATKNFTAENLLGEGGFGRVYKGFIDKQVVAVKHLDRNGFQGNREFLVEVLMLSLLNDPHLVNLVGYCAEGPQRVLVYEYMAKGSLEDHLLDLQPTTKPLDWKTRMKIAEGAARGLEYLHEVADPPVIYRDFKASNILLDENFNPKLSDFGLAKLGPTGDETHVSTRVMGTYGYCAPEYACTGQLTTKSDVYSFGVVFLEIITGRRVIDTNRPSEEQNLVLWAQPLFRDKSKFHLMADPLLNGDFPTKNLYQALGIAAMCLQEEASTRPYISDVVTALEYLSANKSVQLEDNKEEEEVEGDEEEDDNKAANRGESDQPGKGVAEEGKQS
- the LOC130818258 gene encoding uncharacterized protein LOC130818258, translating into MAEQPEIIMEEREELMVSSKGGKPTKKIAHFLNPTLSLTHLNPDLPSYSLPNRRRYIKCTFNGWRNPNPSWVSWINRLHSSYKCIWKTAGIYDAILSSRYKIVQNLDLFFDLAERWCCDTNTFVFPWGEATITLEDVMVLGGYSVLGDSASGFVNNNEFTEIEKKLLQTLHGIPRANQEKWMKHFMKLGGESGIEHEAFLSFWLSRFVLPSFPYGTIIERFFKFSILLARGIKIALVPMVLASIYRDLSLIKCAMVNSLKMINTSEAKKIDKDEKFDDLFLITTWAPLQLVQVWAWERFPNFRPEPISIELGEPRLARWNGVNEEDLGNARFLLKSAGDSFEWRPYCKSIDGFCRENEKILIVGDGLDEVKSMISVFRVCELVGMDTIEQYNPHRVARQFGFDQDIPLYVKRAFMGSDIPKRDLVQLAWFSYINPIKDEVLYAPSKSYEPQVTMRYLKWLRQSALTSHAAFDGVVRKKRSSKRRRRCQETNNVFNEIITTIDIDIKPSFLIRTIAANEETMPLGFTDCSCISAGAGPMGYIDKSNVSDYADVPPGFIPKTYEADVPPRNNLDIPPSFLPKSRVATNVGECADVPHGFIPKTDGKTGGAAVKPADVPPGFTPRSNVSSVPPSFELCTSRDNLDFPESTRITNLCAKKIEFVLDSEVMVKKEQLQSTGYTEPLHRLVYDKNLPTSPTNFGSKEMGLLKKAGEISWEHRNESISAEIVQNLDDSSSNMSSREDLKARIRQLETMIKELTETKSGNVFSHV